The Stigmatella aurantiaca DW4/3-1 genome contains the following window.
GGAGCCTCAGGGCCAGGAGCCTCAAAGAAGCCGCCATCCTTGGCACCCTCGCACACACGGGAGGAGATGGCATGCACCATTCACGGCGAGGGGCCCGGAGCGTCCAGCGGACGACCTCTCACCTGGAGTGAGGGGCGCCCGCGGTGCTCCCCCGCGCGCGCCAGCCATCCACCGAGAGGGTGTTGAACCGCAAGGTCCCCAGCAACGCGGAATACAGGGCCACGTAAATCATCTGGAGGCCCAGCGTGTCCCACTGGCTGCGAAGGGCGGTGCCGAAGACGAGCACCGCCATGAGCACTCCCCCTGCCAGCAACGCCGCGCGCGTCCACGCCCCCACCATCAGCAGCGCGCCCGCGAGGGTTTCGAAGAACGGGAGCGACCAGGCGAAGGCATGCACCCAGGGCAGCGGAAGCGGCGTCTCGGCGAAGCCCTTCTCCAGCGTGCCGGCAAAGACCGACGGCCCCATGGCCAGCCGCACCACGCCATGCATGAGGATGTTGAGACCCAGCGTGAAGCGCAGCAAGGCGTAGGCAGCGGCCTCGTTGGAGAAGGCGAACCGGGAATCGGGAGGGGGCATATCGGCCATGTCATCACATTGCAGCGCCCGGCAGACGATGAGAACCCCACGCCGGGGAAAGGCACCTTTGTCCCCCTGGAAAAGGTCCCGCGAGGCCTCACCGCGCCCGGGGCGCGAAGAGGCGGACGCCCGAGGGCGCCAAGGCCGTCTCCATGGGCAGGCCGTAGAGCGCCTCGAGCCGCTCGCGCTCCAGCACCGCCTCCACTGGGCCCTGCGCCAGCACCCGGCCATCGCGCAGCAGCACCACGTGGGTGGCGAACGCGGCGGCGAGGTTGACGTCATGGAGCACCGCCACCGCGCCCAGACCCGCCTCCACCCGGGCGCGCACCCGCGCGAGGGCGCCCACCTGGTGGGCCACATCGAGAAAGGCGGTGGGCTCATCCAGCAGCAACAGCGAGGGCTGCTGCACCAACCCCCGGGCGAGCAGCAGCATCCGGCGCTCGCCTCCGGACAGCGCCTCCCCGGGCCGGTCCGCCAGGTACCCCACGTCCAGTTCCTCCAGCACCGCGCGGGCCAGCGCCACGTCCCGCTCGGAGGTGAGCCCCCACAGCCCCAGGTGGGGGCTGCGCCCCATCAGCACCAGCTCCAGCCCACTGAAGCCCTCCGCGGGCTCGAACGTCTGTGGCACCCACGCCACGTGCTGGGCCAGGGCCCGGGGCGGCCACTCCGGGCGCTCACGCCCCAGCAGCCGCACGCTGCCGCGCGTCCATGGCAATACGCCCAGTACCCCGCGCAGCAACGTGCTCTTGCCCGTGCCATTGGGCCCCAGCACCGCCCACAGTTCGCCCGCGCGCACCGTCAGGTCCACCCCCTGGAGCACGGGCGAGGGGCCATAGCCGGCGACGAGGCCCTGGGCGCAGAGGAGGGGTTCCACGGTCCGGCGGAGCCTAGTTCATCGCCTGTTGAATGACCTTGCGCAGATCCTTCACGCGCTCGTGCGTCCGCTTGTCATACGCATCCCCCAG
Protein-coding sequences here:
- a CDS encoding MauE/DoxX family redox-associated membrane protein codes for the protein MADMPPPDSRFAFSNEAAAYALLRFTLGLNILMHGVVRLAMGPSVFAGTLEKGFAETPLPLPWVHAFAWSLPFFETLAGALLMVGAWTRAALLAGGVLMAVLVFGTALRSQWDTLGLQMIYVALYSALLGTLRFNTLSVDGWRARGSTAGAPHSR
- a CDS encoding ABC transporter ATP-binding protein, whose protein sequence is MEPLLCAQGLVAGYGPSPVLQGVDLTVRAGELWAVLGPNGTGKSTLLRGVLGVLPWTRGSVRLLGRERPEWPPRALAQHVAWVPQTFEPAEGFSGLELVLMGRSPHLGLWGLTSERDVALARAVLEELDVGYLADRPGEALSGGERRMLLLARGLVQQPSLLLLDEPTAFLDVAHQVGALARVRARVEAGLGAVAVLHDVNLAAAFATHVVLLRDGRVLAQGPVEAVLERERLEALYGLPMETALAPSGVRLFAPRAR